Proteins encoded together in one Scyliorhinus canicula chromosome 21, sScyCan1.1, whole genome shotgun sequence window:
- the nprl3 gene encoding GATOR complex protein NPRL3, with translation MQQPPPSWGEDTNPISVILVSSGSRGNKLLFRFPFQLQQEQQGAQSSKPSSPYALHSTVENVEDHDGDSREASPLTDEELVAG, from the exons ATGCAGCAGCCGCCACCATCATGGGGGGAGGACACCAACCCCATCAGTGTGATCCTGGTCAGCTCCGGCAGCCGAGGCAACAAACTCCTCTTCAGATTCCCCTTCCAACTGCAGCAGGAGCAGCAAGGAGCtcagagca GCAAGCCCAGCAGTCCCTATGCCTTACACAGCACGGTGGAGAATGTGGAGGACCACGATGGTGACTCGAG AGAAGCGTCTCCTCTCACTGACGAAGAGTTGGTAGCCGGGTAA